From the Sebastes umbrosus isolate fSebUmb1 chromosome 23, fSebUmb1.pri, whole genome shotgun sequence genome, the window gatatacagtatgttaaatgTAGTTGTGTTTTCGGTGTCACATCATTCATTGcttctctgtttctgttcaGGACTGCTCGCATATAGATGAACACGGTATTGCAGCTGCCCTCCTTCCACTGGTCACGGCCTTCTGCAGAGTAAGTTCATATCCAGCATCACCAAAGTCATCCCACATTGCCCAAATTCAGCCTTAACCACAGCAAAGAACTCATTAAGCCATTAAAAACCCAGTGTTCCCTCGTCGTGGTGAGGGGATTTTGGGGTTGGTTGGATGTTTTTGTCTGAACATGAGTGCTCCAGTTCTTGTCTCCCTCATAAACATCTGTTTTGTCTGACAGAAAATGGGCGCAGGCATCACTCAGTTTGCCTACAGCTGCGTACAGGAGCACATGGTGTGGACCACCATGCAGTTCTGGGAGGCCATGTTCTACAGCGACGTTCAGAACCACATCAGAGCTCTGTACCTGGAGACGGAGGAGGGGGAGCAGCACAACAACTATGTGAGCATCTCTGTCACACTCAGAGTGAACATGATGAATGATGGTCCTCGGTGCATCTGTCACCGCAGCTAGTAGTCTAATGAGTCAGTGTCCCAGCCTGCTGAGCCGTTTGAGATGATTAATCACTAACGATCTCCTCCTCCTGATTGGTTCTCAGGAGCAGCACGACGGGGCAGGCGACGGGAGGGAGATCAGCGCCCTGGAGCTGGCGTCCGAGCAGAGCCGGCTGTGGCCGACGCTCAGCAAGGAGTCGCAGACGGAGCGCGTGCAGAAGGAGGAGAGCACGGTGTTCAGCCAGGCAATCCACTACGCCAACAGGATGAGCTACTTGCTGCTGCCGCTGGACACCAGCAAGAACCGTCTGCTGAGGAGCTCCGGCCTCGGAGACGTGGAGAGCGTCAGCAACAGCTACGTCACTAACAGGTACGCACAAAGGAATCAAGGATCTTTGTTTTCTGCTGTAGCGCTTCTCTAAAGCTGGTTGTGTAGATATAGAAACGTAAATGTTCACAGCCGTTGTTCTTTGTCTCATAGTATTGCAGGCAGCATGGCGGAGAGCTACGACACAGAGAGCGGCTTCGAAGACGCAGAGAGCTCCGACGTGGCGAACTCCGTGGTGCGCTTCATCAACCGCTTCGTAGACAAAGTGTGTAATGAGAGCGGCGTCACCAACGAGCACCTGAAGGCTCTCCACACCATGATACCAGGTACGGAGGCGACCAAGACGACCATCACTGATCTCTCTTTGTTACAACTTCACACCAAAACTTCATGGCAAAAATCTGCATCTCCATCTTTGTCTTTCTGCGCAGATATCGTTCAGATGCACATCGAGACGTTAGACGCAGTCCACAGGGAGAGTAAGAGACTGCCTCCGATCCAAAAGGTAACCAATTCCTATTTTTACGTCCCCCTGGACAAAGGCCACGCAGACCCCCAGCCAGCCCCGCCCACTCCCCTCTCCACCAATCCCTACAGCTCAGACTCACAGTGTCACAGCAGGTACGTCTGTCCGCACAGAGACAGAACCGTGTGACTCACAGCACGCCTTGAGCAGTGCATGCTGGGTGATTGCTCTCCCTTGTTGTGGTCTCTGTGAGGCTCGGTGGAGCTCAGCCTGGCTGCTGCAGCTCCCCGAGGCCCTGCACAGCTGAGTGCCTTCAGTCTGAAGGGTGCTGTTGTTATGCTGTGGTCAGACCAAGAGAGAAGCAAATTTTTTGCACGgcgcgattacatacaaagtcgaTGCAAAGAGGCGAATTCGGACCAGGTGACACAAACTCGTCATTCGCATGACGTGTCGTTAAAGcctatcagcgttgagatttTCCTCCTGTtgtcactgacgtcctgacgtgTAAAAACAGGAATgtcgatccaaactccattcagaaaaatgcaatttaaaagCTGCTTGATTGTCGTCTTGCGACTTTTTACTAATCGGCATCatgatgtagttatttcggGATCCTTTTGATCCACTttcaacaacgtcgctgccgtatttatgcctagatgacgttacgttgagtgttgatggagaagctgcatagcctggtactgatccatccaaactccattcagaaaacaagcattttaaaagttgtttgcttgtcgtatGGCGGATAGACCTGACTGAGCATGAACTCAGAATTTTTACAAATCGGCATTTTTATGTAGTCatttcggcatccttttgatcccttttattgcaattaaatctgtttattttgggttcataacACAGTAGCGAcatgtggcttgctagatacagtcagtgcaacagtgctgtatgtgaatacaactcgccgccgggtgatgttatgaatcCAGACACAACGGCGTTTTGGTTTTcagacatatctgggacttcaacaacatgtacaaagcagcaacagtggttactTCTTCTATGGTTGATGGCGGAAAGAAACGTTGTtagtatctatggagacaagctcctttTCCTCTATGGCGCGTCTAgagcaaataaacacaaaaatttGCATCGCTCTCTGTCTGAACACGGCAGTAGTCCTGCGTGCAGTGTGTCGGAGAGGGACGGCGGCTGCACTGAGCTTAACGTGACATGTTTTGTCATTTCACTAAACACTTGAGAGTGGATCGTGTCtttcctccctgcctccctgctctcACAATGTCCTGTCACCAGGTTCTTTTCTAACATGCAAGCTCATGTCGTGAGCAGGCGGCATCAGTTCAGCGAGTGGATATGAGATTGTAGGctgagcagaaacacacaaaacatttgtGTTGCTACTTGCAGCTAAAGAGCTCTCAGCAGTTTAAATGCCTGCAAAGGAAACTCTGCCCTTTCTCTGCTGTGGGATTGCAGCTGGAGAGCGTGACATGTGTGGCATTAGGTGTTGCGTAACAGATTAGGAAACAGGTTCACAAAGTTGTAATTCATTTCCTATCAAGAGGTGGAGTTCCTTAGGAAGCTCTCCGGGCCTCACTGGggggacaggaagtgatgtaaaGGTCCAGAGGACAAAGCCAGCTGCATATTTCATACTGTTGGTATTCAGAAAAGGCTCAACAGCTTCTACTACAGAGGCCTCTTGGTCTGAAAATGAGTCCTGTAATAAAGATCTGGATCCTCAAAACAGtccttattattttattctttctgtgtatttatcttttattgttTGTAACATCCTCCCTGCCAAGATCCCAGCTATCCACATCATGTTGTGTCAGTCAGCCTCTCTGTCATTTTCTGCTCCAAAACCTCCCAAACAGTGCAGGTCATCGAGCCAGTAACCTCAGCATGGTTGTGTTGAACGCATGAGATTTTGATGAGTGGAGTGGTTGCTGTTTGGTCAtgaaatatacagtgtatgtaCTATAACAGTTGCAGCAGGTGCCACATTTAATTAGTGCAGCATGTTGCCGTTTCATGAATGAATAATGGTAACGAGTATCAGCATCGTGCAGTCGTGTTATCCTGCTGAGCCCAGATAACTAAACAGGGTTTCCCACTGGAACACCATGCAGTTTAGAGCagcttgtgaccccttaaagggatagtttggattgttttacttctccatagtcagtgtacagtagatggagtttggagaaacagagaggagcaaagcaatgtactgctgtggacgtaGGCAGCAGCTaaacggattttagacacctaaaagaatcaaaatcagtttaagtgtacgctttatttagaatattttcacagctttacctcgctgtcagacagccctttctgacggggaactgaagctggtATAtaactgtcttcaaagccaccagactccattgacaaaaacagtaatttgacctctcagaacacaggattAGCTGGTCTACCTCTGCATCGATCGGTTTAgtttatatgcatttattttatttatgcatttattaacTTGTGCACttatttttgataatttatttatttattaaatatttatttattattgcacttatttttttatttttgtttgtttgtgttattgtgtgactttgtttttttaagggtTAATTCGGATTCACTAAAGTCACTcaaaaatgcaaacaaacaaaaataataaaataagtgcaaaaataaataaataaaaaataaataaataaaaaataagtgcaaaaatgtataaatacaaaaataaaataaatgcatatataCATAACCGATCGATAGCCGTTATATCCATCTATACTcccgccaaagccaccagactccattaacaaaaacagtcattttttaactctcagaacacaggattTGCTGGTCTAGCGCCACCTCGATCGTTTCAGAGTATCATTTAGAGCCTTATCCTGCTAATGTTCTGTAAATCAGACTGGAAATATTTGACTAAAAACATCTTcatgaatattaaaatatcatcattaacctctcctcctgtctctgtgCAGCCCAAGCTGCTGAGGCCGACGCTGCTGCCCGGTGAGGAGCTGGTGATGGACGGCATGCGGGTCCACCTGATCCCCGACGGCCGCGAGGAGGCCACGGGGCTGATGGGAGGTCCGCCTCTGCTCCCCGCCGAGGGCGCCATCTTCCTCACCACCTACCGACTCATCTTCAAGGGCACGCCCAACGACCCGCTGGGTGAGAGAGGATACACACTCAACTGTGAAAGCTTCCATGAGAAGGTCTGTGGGTCCTCTAAACCCTGCTCTTTGTCTTCCTCCTGCAGTGGGTGAGCAGGTGGTGACTCGCTCGTTCCCCATCGCCTCTCTGACCAAGGAGAAGAGGATCTCAGTCACTATACCCATGGACCAGTTTGTCCAGGAGGGGCTCCAGCTACGCTCCTGCACCTTCCAGGTACTCTCACATTGTCAGCTCCTATCACAACCATCCAGTCCCTCTTACAGTACTCTTTCCTTTTACTGACTGTTCTGTGATTTCaccgcttctctctctctctctttctctctctgtctgtagctGATGAAGATTGCGTTCGACGAGGAGGTGGCGTCAGACCTGGCCGAGGTCTTCAGGAAGCACATGCACAAGCTGCGCTATCCTCAGCACGTCCAGGGCACCTTCGCCTTCACCGTGGGTCAGTGTGGGAAGATGGTGGTGGAGCACAAGACCAAGGACAAGAACCAGTCGCTCAAGTAAGGAACCATCCACGTAGAATTTatcaatatttgtattattactgtttttttctcctccatttttttgaatactttgtttttcaattaacagttattatatgtacatattactttattttagttttatttatttatatttcttttttattattattattattattattattattagtagtagtagtagtagtatttatttattttaaattatattatatatgtatatattttattattatttttttatttaatattatatttttattatttctattataaCCATTTTTCTCCTCACttttttgaatactttgtttttcaatttacactTACTGTCTGTAATTATATGTAcgtattactttattttattttaatttatttatatttctttattattattattattattatttatgtattatatatgtatatatttttatttttttgaaatctttgtatttaatatctttttattatttgtattattatcattttttctactgtgtttttttgactactttgtttttcaatttacactTACTATCTGTTATAATATGTATGTACACATTACTTTATGGTTTAGGTGTGTTAAGAGTAATCTTCTAGTAACGTTATGATGCCTCAAATGTGAGTTTCTTGatgaaaataatatattgaTGAAAACCGTGGCCGAGCCACGATGTGACTTTATGTTTTTATCTCGTACCTTTTAGTTTCCTCTTTATTCAAAGTCTCAGCAACCAACCCCcccgaccacacacacacacacacacacacacacacacacattcttctcCGTAGAGTGAAAGGAGCATGGGAAAAGCCTCTGAATAATTCATCAGTGGAAAATGTGGCAGCCGTTTTATCGGCCCTGTTGTTTCCATCTCTGCactgttttgtgtctgtgtgctaaAAAACCTCCATTCAGACACATGAATCCAGAGTGTGGCGGTGCGGCATGCTAAACCAGCGACACACCACTGAATTCATGGCCGTCCATTATGCACTGAGAAGGACATCGAGTCAAATCAGCTCATTGTCGGCTGCTAAAAGACCCAACAGGAAGTGGATTCCGAGTTTGAATGGGATAGAATCAGCACAATGATAGTATTTTTAaaactctctccctcctcgtCTTTGTCAGGACGCTTTCCAAAAACCTGGTGAAGACTGCCAAGAGGACCATCGGCCGGCAGTACGTGACCAGGAAGAAGTATTCCCCTCCCACCTGGGAGAACCGGAGCAGCTTCCAGTCGGAGCTGGATGAGGATGAAATCTCAGGTAAGGACATTTCATTTAGCTCGCCTGTAGAGAACCATGTTAGGTGGTGAAATGTCTTTAATGTCTTTGTCCTGTGTGCCTCCACAGTTTCAGAGGAAGTAGAGCAGAGTTCCCTCACCCTCTCCTCCACCATGCGCTCATCCGACAGACAGACCATGAGCAACGTCGTGGAGCGCGCCTGTTGCCGCGACTACCAGCGCCTGGGCCTGGGCACGCTCAGCAACAGCCTGACGCGCTCTAAAAACGAGCCCTTCAGGATTTCCACCGTCAACCGCATGTACACCGTCTGCAGGAGGTGAGAGCCCCCGCCGGAAGACGACACGCAGAGACACAAGGGGTTATCTCTTCATCAGTGCTtaatcaatgtgtgtgtgtgtgtgtgtgtgtcacagctaCCCCGGCCTGCTGATTGTACCTCAGAGCATCCCGGACACGACTATCCAGAGAATCTGCCGCTGCTACCGGCAGAATCGCTTCCCCGTGGTTTGCTGGAGGAATTCACGAACCAAGGCCGTCCTGCTGCGATCTGCAGGCCTCCACGCGAAGGGGGTGGTGGGCTTCTTCAAGTCCCCCAACGCCCCGGCTTCAGGTAAAAAGAGTTCATTCCTCTTTGCATTTTGTATATGGTCTTAGATAtgatgtccatccccatgctctataatgtctcataagttgttgcagagagagagagagagagagagagagatgtaccTGAAACATTAAAGGTTCATTCATGTGTTTCCTTTTCCTGTGCAGTGCCCTCCCAGGCCGACTCCACCAGTCTGGAGCAGGAGAAGTACCTGCAGGCCATCATCAGCTCCATGCCTTCTTACAGCGAGAGCAGCGGCAGGAACACACTCAGCGGCTTCACCTCCACGCATATGAGCACCTCCGGTGGGTGgaccaacacacactgacacaacacacacacacacacacacacacacacacacacacacacacacacacacacacacacacacacactctgacatgacacacacactctgacatgacacataaacacactgacatgactgacatgacacacacacacactgacatgtcACTAGTAATGTCCAGGTCTggataagtatggaaaaaagaaaacagagtgtggaaaaaacatttctgtttccagACTGTTTCCCCGATTTTGTTTTCTAAATAGGAAAATTctgattttataaaaaaacaaattgatcTTACAAACAGCTGGGTGTTTTTCACGGCGTTTGGAGCAGCCAAAATGTTTGCCtctctgtgtgagagagcgcgGGCCCGAACGAGCTTAATGTCGTCGACAGCAAGGCTAGACGTATGACTGAACGCACACTCCTACGCAGAGCTGCCTCTACGCCTGTACGTCACAGCCGGGGCCGGCGCGTTCATATAGGCGAACTAGGCAGTTACTATGGCGGCACTTTGGCAGAACGCTGCCTGTCAGACTAGGCTGTTTTTGCTtaaatctgattggctcagtcaTCTTTGATTCAGTGCAGCGGTAACGTGCTTATACAAACTACGGAGATGTTGAATTTGGCTCCGGTCttgagctcgcttgagcggaggagttgcagcatttatttaccgacaaataaactgtacacacaccgtctgctacagctacgttcacagctagaacaacACCGAcaaaccccacactcaccgccgccacataCACAACcggtctgtcggaaactcgctaaagtttcACCGCGCTAACAGTATgaccgtatgtgtgtggctACGGGGAGCACGCATCCTCCAGCAGCACTACAGCTGCTAACGTAccgttaacggttaataatcagttTACTAGGGTCGGTTATCATATGGTGTAAAAAATCTACCCAGAAGACTGTTGGTAGATTTGTTGGAACGCTATGTCTTACTGTCTCTGGGACCGTGGCGTCAACAGACTCCTCAGACAAGTTGAGGCAGCCCAAGATCGGCGCTCTGATGAAGCAGGTGATGGGCACCAAGGAGGACGTTCCTGGAACCTTCAGCAGAGGAGGTGAGACGCCTCCGTGTGTCCTCCTGTAGTGTCTCTGTTAGTTTCAGTCTGTTGCAGCTCCTGgtttcaaaacaaaatgtgtgaacTGTGTTTCAAGTGTTAAATTTGTTACTGAAACTGGGACTGGACGAGGAGGAtgatgtgcgtgtgtgcgtgtgtgcgtgtgtgtatgtgagtgaaaCCATCCTCCATTGTGTGGCGTTGTTGGTTAACTGGCCTCCTCTGTCGTTTGACCTCAGCTCTGGGTCAAAGGGCGAAagtcatctccctctctcagcCCAAAGTGTCTGGCAAGGCCAGGAACACCCCTAGAGGTACAGTAGGCCacgccccccctcccctcctgtcTAACCAATCCCATCTGTTTAACCGTAGCGTCCGTGTGTCTGCCGCGGTTCCTCCCGTCTCTGAGGACTAACGGTGTGTTGTTAGTGCATGCTGCCGCTGCAGCTCTGCTGTCTGACGTCCTgtctgttgtttcctgtttgattcTTCTCTCTGTTGAATGTCAGCAGCAATCTGAGTCGACTCTGTTTCGGCCTAACGTAGCGGTCACAGAGCTAGATGTGACCGGGCTGGGTACTTCTCTCAATCCTTTCTGCCTTGTTTACCAGCATGGCTGTCAGTCGCTGTGGacatcgcacacacacacacacacacacacacatcagtgtgTTTTAAAGGATCACTCCGATCTTTTAATGGCTCTTTCTAACATAGGAATGACCGCCACATGACCTTTGATGATTGTGTTCTCATGTCGGGGTTCCTTTGAAGACtctactttgtgtgtgtttgtggcaggTAAATGGGGGAGTATCCGGGGCAGCGGGCGTCTAAGTGCCTACAACCCAGATGTGGGGACGCGCCTGGCGAAAGATTCTCCGCAGTCCAATGGGGGGCCGAGCGAGGCGCTGTTTCTCCGCCAGCAGAAGGCCTACCTCTACATCATCGGAGACAAGGCCCAGCTCAAGGTAACCACAGTCAACGCCTCGTTTCCACAAAGCACTTTGTACGTATGCCAGTACGTATGCCTGGTTGGGAGTTCCCAGTGTTAACTTAGACGGTGTTGTTGCGTCCAGGGAGGGAAGCAGGATTCGTTCCAGCAGTGGGAGGTGGTTCCCATCGAGGTGTGCGACGTGCGGCAGGTGAAGAACAGCTTCAAGAAGCTGATGAAGGCCTGCGTGCCGAGCACCTCCACCACGGACCCCAACATGAGCTTCCTGCGCTGCCTGGAGGACTCTGAGTGGATGGCTCTGGTTAGTGCTCCCTGCTGTAGCACATTTACTGCGACCCCTGAGTGTTGTTCTTActgaccctgtgtgtgtgtgtgtgtgtgtgtgtgtgtgtgtgtgcagctccaCAGGGTGCTGCAGGTGTCCGTGCTGGTGGTGGAGCTCCTGGATACGGGCTCATCAGTCATGGTCAGCCTGGAGGACGGCTGGGACGTCACCACGCAGGTCTGACCGACACCCAGAAACGTTAACTCCTGATTCTCAGCGCGAGGCTCAGTGTGACAcgatgctgctgtgtgtgtgtgtgcaggtggtgTCCCTGGTGCAGCTGCTGTCCGATCCGTACTACCGAACCTTCGATGGCTTCCGGCTGCTGGTGGAGAAGGAGTGGCTGTCGTTCGGCCACCGATTCAGCCACCGCGGAGCGCAGACGCTGGGCAGCCAGAGCAGCGGCTTCACCCCTGTCTTCCTGCAGTTCCTCGACTGCGTCCACCAGGTGAGTAAACCTGAGGTTTCTGCCTTTATTCACAGCAGAGatgctggagaggagctgaagagacgcatgttgctgacctctgggtTAGAGTCCAGAAGCAGtgtataatgatatatatatgtgttttccTCTTACTATATATAATTCTAATGctctgtgtgtttacctgtaCGTCTgactttatttcctgttttgccGATCCGTGACGTGGGTTATGCCCTCTTATCACACGCAGGAAGTGTGGTTTCATTTAGCTTCAGTGGCCCCCCGAGTCGTGACCCCGCTGTCTGTGACACTTGTAGATATTCTGCTGTCCCCCCACCCCCTCGGCACACCAGGAGGACCGTGTTGTGGTTGTTTCCGTTCTCTGTTCAGCCTCTGTGCTGTATGAAAATAGCGCAGAATTAGCGGATAGTCTGATTTTTAAGCGCTTAAACTGTAACCCTGACCTGTGTTTCCTCCCCACCCTCAGATCCACCTCCAGTTCCCCATGGAGTTTGAGTTCAGTCAGTACTACCTGAAGTTCTTGGCCTACCACTATGTGTCCAACCGCTTCCGAACCTTCCTGCTCGACTCCGACTACGAACGCATCGAGCTGGGTAAGAACATTTCTCTGACATTCTGTCATTTATTTCGAGTAACTGTATCGCTGCTCCATCTTCAGTCGTAGATAGAGAGTCTGTGTTCCTGATGAaccttttatgtgtgtgtgtgtgtgtgtgtgtgtttgtgtctgtgcagGAGTGCTGTacgaggagaaaggagagaggaaaagccCTCAGGTGTGTAAGTCTGTGTGGGACTACATCGACAGACTGAACAAGAAAACACCCGTCTTCTACAACTACATGTTCTCTCCTGAAGACGAGGAGGTGAGACCGCTGCACCCGACAAGAAGCTCCTAAATATTTAATACAACTCAGTTTATTCAAAGAAGCATTGAAATCAAGTTAGTTAAAGTGAgtattgtgtgtgcgtgtgtgtgttccaggttCTGCGGCCGTACACCTTCAACTCCAACCTGAAGGTGTGGGACTTCTACATGGAGGAGACCCTGTCGGAGGGTCCGTCCTACGACTGGGAGCTGAGAGGCCggcaggagcgcgtggcggagGAGACGCTGGACAAACCCGACAGCGGCCCCAAGTCTCAGCGGCGCATCGTGTGGCCGTGCTACGACAGCCTGAGCAAGGCGGTACCCGACGCCATCACCAAGCTGCTGCAGGACCTGCAGAGTCTGGAGGCGGAGCTGGGCCAGACGTCGGAGAAGTGGAAGGACACTTGGGACAAAATCAAGACCGTGCAGAGAACCGAGGCCAAACTGGAAAGCAAGGTGAGACCTATGGTTTCATTTTTTGGatctctttgtattttttatagcTGATAAACTGCACAGTTAATAATGaattggtactgatggattcattaggtttttttagtttccagTATTATTCACTCTAGTTAATATAAGCTAATAACACATTAATCAAATCATGTCACATTTGTTGAAGATGAATGGTGGGAGATGTTTTCCACTGACATCTTGTGGTGAAAAAGCAGAATGCAGTTGAGAACTTAAAGGACCACACGGtggtgtttgcatgttttaacATCACGGACCATTTTAAATTATACTAAAGGTTTTAGATTTCTACTTCCTACTTCCCAGCAAGCCGTTGATTTGTTTTCAATATGTAAATCAACTTGAGATGATCACATGTAGACCTTGGGTCTGCTGTAGTAGACTTATCACCTGACCCGTTCCCCGCGTCTCCTTCCTCCACAGCAGTCGTTCTCCAGCTCCTTGCTGATGTCGTCCAACCTGAGCCACCAGCGGCGCTCTCAGGGCGTCTACCTGCAGGAGACCGGCGTGGGATCCTCCATCAACCTGGCTATGGACTGCGAGGCCAGCGCCACCTCCACCCCCGTCGCCGGTCGGCCCAGCACCAGCACGCTCTACAGCCAGTTCCAGAGCACGGAGAGCGAGAACAggtctgtacacacacatacatagttTGTAtaatctgctgctctgctgagctgatggtagacttgtccatgtttgtgattggtcataaaCTGCAAACACCTCCCGTTTTATGTGAACTCGCTCGTAGCCAGACTGGGAAACCCTGGCGGTgatttactttacttgagttgatgaccagcgtcgtaggacggTTTAGCGTGATCTCGGTgtttagggttagttaagccagataacgagaagacaGGTATGGATAAGGagggtatgttgaactggcttcgcTTTGTCAAACATctgttcatgtttgttttgacCTTCTCCCATCAGGAGTTTTGAAGGCATCCTGTATAAGAAAGGGGCGTTGTTGAAACCATGGAGACCACGGTGGTTTGTGCTGGACAAGACCAAACATCAGGTGAGATGGAGGGCTGACTGGATTCAATGTTAAAGCCCATACATTCTTTGAAAATTCAAAAGGATTCACCTTCTTAGTGTTTTTAACAATCCATCCCCGTCTCCAGCTGAGATACTACGAGACCCGGCAGGACAAGGAGTGCAAAGGGATGATCGAGCTGGGCGAGGTGGAGTCCATCATTCCAGGAACGCCTACCATGGGAGCGCCGAAGAACATCGAGGAGAAAGCCTTTTTTGATGTGAGTTCACCTTCACTTCAC encodes:
- the sbf1 gene encoding myotubularin-related protein 5 isoform X5, which encodes MARLADYYLVVGYDIDKRVEGEGQGRILQRFPEKDWEDSPFPQGIELFCQPSGWQLVPERQPASFFVAVLTDINSERHYCACFTFWEGLDNPHLQKAEASEADEADEDLALVQPAQVFAPKSLVLVSRLDYTEVFRNCLGLIYTVHVDGLTVPLETVVGNLLTCVIPIAGGSQRTITLGAGDRQVIQTPIDDALPVSGSTVAQLFRQLGIVNVLYLFCAALTEHKILFLSSSYQRLTDACRGLLAIMFPLKYSFTYVPILPGKLLEVLSTPTPFIIGVNSFFRSETQELVSSAALDVIIADLDGGTVTIPECVHISLLPEPLLQQIQTALSMVLDPELEMADRAFPPLSTQPAALKIQDKEIRGIFLWLFARLFYGYRWCLHIIRIHPEPVIRFHKAAFLGQRSLTEEDFLMKVLDGMAFAGFVSERGPPYRATDLFDDLVANHGERIRQEETCPHKVMNHVKELAEQLFKNENPYPAVAMHKVQRPSENSQNSAQNQTPFPALDDVAVQLFIDHAAAKLKTAPPVVKAEVKRMVPSGPPLGDTVDRNGHVMANSARRLEVVRNCITYIFENKMLEAKKLMPAVLRALKGRAARICLTQELNQHVLQNRAVLDDQQFDYIVRMMNCTLQDCSHIDEHGIAAALLPLVTAFCRKMGAGITQFAYSCVQEHMVWTTMQFWEAMFYSDVQNHIRALYLETEEGEQHNNYEQHDGAGDGREISALELASEQSRLWPTLSKESQTERVQKEESTVFSQAIHYANRMSYLLLPLDTSKNRLLRSSGLGDVESVSNSYVTNSIAGSMAESYDTESGFEDAESSDVANSVVRFINRFVDKVCNESGVTNEHLKALHTMIPDIVQMHIETLDAVHRESKRLPPIQKPKLLRPTLLPGEELVMDGMRVHLIPDGREEATGLMGGPPLLPAEGAIFLTTYRLIFKGTPNDPLVGEQVVTRSFPIASLTKEKRISVTIPMDQFVQEGLQLRSCTFQLMKIAFDEEVASDLAEVFRKHMHKLRYPQHVQGTFAFTVGQCGKMVVEHKTKDKNQSLKTLSKNLVKTAKRTIGRQYVTRKKYSPPTWENRSSFQSELDEDEISVSEEVEQSSLTLSSTMRSSDRQTMSNVVERACCRDYQRLGLGTLSNSLTRSKNEPFRISTVNRMYTVCRSYPGLLIVPQSIPDTTIQRICRCYRQNRFPVVCWRNSRTKAVLLRSAGLHAKGVVGFFKSPNAPASVPSQADSTSLEQEKYLQAIISSMPSYSESSGRNTLSGFTSTHMSTSDSSDKLRQPKIGALMKQVMGTKEDVPGTFSRGALGQRAKVISLSQPKVSGKARNTPRGKWGSIRGSGRLSAYNPDVGTRLAKDSPQSNGGPSEALFLRQQKAYLYIIGDKAQLKGGKQDSFQQWEVVPIEVCDVRQVKNSFKKLMKACVPSTSTTDPNMSFLRCLEDSEWMALLHRVLQVSVLVVELLDTGSSVMVSLEDGWDVTTQVVSLVQLLSDPYYRTFDGFRLLVEKEWLSFGHRFSHRGAQTLGSQSSGFTPVFLQFLDCVHQIHLQFPMEFEFSQYYLKFLAYHYVSNRFRTFLLDSDYERIELGVLYEEKGERKSPQVCKSVWDYIDRLNKKTPVFYNYMFSPEDEEVLRPYTFNSNLKVWDFYMEETLSEGPSYDWELRGRQERVAEETLDKPDSGPKSQRRIVWPCYDSLSKAVPDAITKLLQDLQSLEAELGQTSEKWKDTWDKIKTVQRTEAKLESKQSFSSSLLMSSNLSHQRRSQGVYLQETGVGSSINLAMDCEASATSTPVAGRPSTSTLYSQFQSTESENRSFEGILYKKGALLKPWRPRWFVLDKTKHQLRYYETRQDKECKGMIELGEVESIIPGTPTMGAPKNIEEKAFFDLKTTKRVYNFCAQDSQNAQLWMDSVQNCLSDA